CACAGTGTAGAGCACAAATCTGTCAAACGTAACAAGCCCAAGAAGATATAACGCAAAATTCAAACCCACCATTGCAGACGAAAACAGACTAACAACAATGAAGTAGCCTCGTGAAAACGGCGCCTCAATTTGCGACTGGCTTTTTCTTTCTCCAAACTCTTGCAACAAGTGAACAGCAAGTTTTCCCTTATCAGTTAAAACATAGAGGCCGTCTTCTTTCTTGATTATCAACTCGTTTAGGATCTTTAGATGATAATTCAGTTTTCCAGTACTGCTGATTTCAAGCCTGTTCATCAGTTCTGTGTAACTTAGGCTTTCTTTCTCATTTAGGAGCGTGATGATCTTTCTTCTTTTTTCGTCCTTCAGTACTTTATGTAGCGATTCAAGTCCCGATGACATGAGATAATGTGGGTGAGTTAGAAATTTAGGCTTTTTTGACTAAAAAATTTGTCACCTTTCGCGGCGTAGCTTAACTCGTTTTCTGTTTGGCTACTAAAACCTCATTTAGGGTTTCCTTCATTTTTCTCGCATCAATATCTAAAATGGGCGATTCACAAATCATGGTTGGATGCAACCCAAAATCTGCAATAACTTCGGCAAGCATGCGGAAGTCTGGTCCGTAACGTTTCTCATCTAAAGTGTGATGGCGTTTTTCTCCTTGACTAGTGAACTCAATGGCTGAGAAGTGACAGTGCATACCCCTGAGCGCTTCTGTTCCAAGCTGTTGTTCGACTTTCTCTGCTATTGCACGCATGTCCGCAGGGCTTTTGAATGCACCTTGATGCCGCGCGTGGAGGTGCCCCCAGTCGATTACAAGTTGTGTACCTTCCACTTCTTGGTTTATTGCGATGATCTCATCTATGCTGCCCACTTGAAACTTTCGCCCCATCGTCTCAGGACCAAGCTTGACTCTCAAACCAAGACTCCGCATTTCAGCACTGACCTCCTTTAGGGCATTAACACAAGTTTTGAAAGCGAACTCTTTTTCAAAACGCCCATAAAAGCCAGTGTGAAAAACCATAACGTACGCGCCCATCCAATCAGCAGCTGTGGCACCAGCAATTAAGCGCCGTTTACTTGCCTCCACAACATCCTTTTTTCCTGACAAGTTCACAAAATATGACCCATGCAAGCTGAGCCTAACATCGTTTTTACGTGCCTCTTCCCCCAGCTTTTCTGCGTCGTGCTGTTTAATTTGCGGTTTTGGACCCCACCGGACAGCTTGGTACTCAAAAGCGTCCAGCCCTTCCGCGCGCAGCAGTTTCGGCACGTCTGCCATTGTCGCGCCCATAAGCCTAAACATCGGAGGAACCCCTGCTGGACCAAAACGAGTATGCTCAGCCATGTAATCCCTCCTCATTACTGTGATGTTCTCTTTTAAAAAGATACACTAGTCCACATAGCTATGGCCAAAAGAAACCGGATATGCTTGGAATAGGCACAAAGAAGCGCACATAAACAGCCACAGCAATAATCCCAATCGTGATTGCTAACAATACGAAATCTCCGCGGTGCAACTGCAACAAGTACAGGTTGGTGCGTTTCTTCGCTGCGCCCCACGCGCGGGATTCCATGGCTTCTGCCAACTCAAGGCTTCGACGGATAGCACTAACAATCAGGGGTATTAAGACTGGTATATAGTTCCTTATTCTCTTGAGTAAGTTACCTTTTTCCAGTTCAAGACCTCGGGCTTTCTGTGCATCCATTATTGTTTGGGCTTCTTCTGCCAGAACGGGAACAAACCGCACTGCGGTTGTGAAGGCGAAAGCAAATTCGTAGGGCACACGCGACTCTTCCAGTGCTAAGCCTAAATGGTCTGGAGAGGTTGTTAGAAAGAAAACTGAGAAGGACTCAACAAGCACAACAAACCGTAAAGTCAGTGCAGACGCGTTTTCTATGTCAAAGGGAGTTAATTTGTATCCTGAAATGAAAAATGTGCTTGCAACGTTAATGATAAAGATGAATGCCGCAAGGAAAGTTGCTCCACGCAATGAGCGTAACCATTGCCTTTGAACCCGCGCTAAAAGGACAAAGGGTAATTGCATGAAGAAGAGCAACAGCAGAGGGATAACTTGGTAGAAGAGAATTGCAGCAATGAAAATTGCTATGACATAGATGAATTTCACACGTGGGTCCAAGTTGTGAATTGGGGAGTAGACTTTTCTGAACTTTAAGCCTTCAAAAACACTCATTGACGTTGCACCCCTCCCTTGGCTTTCAGAATTGTCTCTTTAGCCTCGTATATGTCGATGATGTCCTTGGGGAAACCCAGCGGTGACAGCTTTGTAAAGATTTGCGCTATCTGGGGCAGAACAACCGAAGACATTTCCAACAAGGCAGGGTCGGTGAGAATGTCTTTGCCAGCTCCGTCTGCGACGATTTTGCCTTCCTTCATGAGCACCACGCGGGGGTTGCATTCAGCTACAAACTCCACGTCATGAGTGACGATGACAACCGTTTTCTTTTGCGTTTGCATCTGCAGGATAAACTGGCGCAGTTTCTCTTTCTGCTCATGGTCTTGCCCAATCGTGGGTTCATCCAAAATCAGCATTTGCGGGTCCCAAGCCAGAACAGACGCCAATGCCACACGTTTCCGCTCGCCACCGCTAAGCAGAAAGGGTGAAGTCTTTCGGTACTGTTCTAGCGATAGAAGCTTTAGAGCCCAAGTAACCCGTTTCTCTATGACCTCTGGGTCCATGCCAAAATTTTTTAGAGCAAAGGCAATCTCCTCCTCCACTGTTTCGCTGAATAGTTGATTGTCTGGATTCTGGAAAACAAAGCCAACGTTTCTGGATAAGGCTGCAACGCTTGACTTAGTAGTTTCAACGCCGTCTACGCGAACGCTTCCAGATGTAGGCTTTAGTAAGCCGTTGAAGTGTTTGACAAGGGTTGATTTTCCAGCGCCGTTCTGCCCCATTATAGCAGCAAAGTCGCCGTCATTAATAGTCAGTGAGACTCCTTTGAGGGCTTCAACCTTACTAGGATAAGAAAAATGAACATCCTCAACCACTATCATTTAGGCGATAACGCCTCCAGCAATTGGTCAGCCAATTCTTCAGAAGACAGTGGCGTTGTGTTGCCTAGATTTAATCCATCCTTCTTTAGCATCTGGTAGAGCAAGGTTGCTTTGGGGATTCCAACGCCTATTAGGCGGGTTTCGTCTGTGCTCAGAATGTCGCGTGGGTTACCTTCAAGGCGCACTTTTCCTTCATCCATAACTAGGAGGTGATTAGTGTATTTTGCTGTTAAATCCAAGCGGTGCTCTACAAGGATAACAGTTATTCCCTGTTCCCTGTTGAGATTATAGATTACCTCAAAGATTTTCTCCGCACTGAGCGGGTCAAGAAACGAAGTCGGTTCATCTAAAACTATGATTTCAGGTTGCATGGCTAAAACCGCGGCAATCGCCACTCGTTGCTGCTGACCGCCTGAGATTTCGTGGGGTGAGCGTTCGCGGATGTCGTAGATGCCTGTTTGGTTTAGTGCCCAATCGACTCTTCTGCGCATCTCATCTCTTGGAACGCCGTTGTTTTCTAAGCCGAAAGCGACATCTTTCTCGATGGATAACGCGAAAAGCTGATTTTCAGGGTTCTGGAATACTAAGCCAACATGCCTTGCCATTTCATAAGTATGATGTTCAAGTGGATTGATTCCTGCAACAGAAATTTCACCCTTTAGTTCTCCCTGATAGAAGTGTGGAATTAAGCTGTTGAAGCATCGGCACAAACTTGTCTTTCCACAGCCGCTTGGGCCTGTAATTAGGACAAACTCGCCCTTCTCCACCGTGATAGAAACATCTTTGATGGATGGTTTAGTTGCGCCCGGGTAAGTGTAGGTGAGGTTTTTGGTTTGGATTATTGCCATGGTTTTTGTGCCTGTTCACCTTAACGTGAGAGTTTGCTCATTTAAGCGTAGCTACGCATTTTTGGTTATTTTCTGCTTTAAAAGAGAAAGACATTGTTTGAGTGCATCGTCGATTTTTCCTTTCCCGCTGACGCCTGCCGCCATAGCGTGCCCGCCGCCTATGCCCTGCAAATATTCGCCAAGCGGTGTGGCGATGTCGGTTCCCAGATGTACTCCTGTTTGTTCATGAAATTGGCGGATGGAACGTAGGCTCACTTCGATTTTGCCGTTTTTTTTGCCTGCGACAGCTGCCATGTGTGCGCCTAAGTCAACGAGGGCTTTTGCTGATGGGGCTTGGTAAGCGCTAACGTGTGAGAGGGCGATTATCCAGCCGTTGATTCTTATGATTTTGGCTCGTTTGCAGGCTTTGAGTTTGGCTAAGCGTTCTGAGGGGTCTATGGGCAGGGCGAACTGTGCTAGTGTTTGTTGTGCGTCTATGCCTTGTGCTACTAGTTTGGCTATGATTTCGAATGTTGGTGAGTTGGCTAAGGCGAAGTGTCTTGTGTCGAAGGCTATGCCTATGAATAGTGCTTTTGCTTCGTTGAGGGTTGGTGTGGTTTGTGCTTGGCTGAAGAGGTGGTAGATTAGTTCGCAGTTGGCTGCTGCTGTTTCGTTTATTATGCAGAGTTTGCAGATTTGTGTGGTTTCGGCGCTTGGGGCGTGGTGGTCGATGATTATTTTTGGTGAGGGTGAGTTTTTTATGGTGTCGGCGACTTCGTCTAGTTGTTCGATGGTGTTCATGTCTAGGAGTATTATGGTGTCGGCGGATTCGATGTTTGGTTTGAGGTTTACGGTTATGGGCATTTGTTCTAGGAGTTGTTTAGATGGTTTGTTGATTCCTTGTGGGCATCCGATTTCGGTGATGACGTGGGGTAAAAATCGTTTTAGTAGTCCCTGTAAGCCGTATGCTGAGCAGATGGCGTCGGCGTCTGCGCTTCGGTGGCATAGTAAGAGTATAAAGTTGGCTTTTTGTTCTTTTAGGAGTGTGATTAGTTCTGTGAAGCTCATTTTAGTTTTCTCAAAAAGTTTTCAATTGCCTTGTGGGCTTCGTTTGTGGCTTGTTTGACTAAGGTTTGTGGGTTTATGTTTTTTGTTTGTGGTGATAGTTCAAGGTTGATTTCGACTGTTATGTTGATTGGTTTTGTTCCGTTTGCTTCTACGCTGATGTCTAGGCGTTCGATGTTTTTGTTTGGGACTTTGGAGAGGATGTGTTTTCTGGCTGCGTTTTCTGCTGTTTGGCATAAAGTTTCGATTTGCTCGGTGGTTAGTTCTGGGATGTCCAGTTCTACCATCAAGCGTTCGCCTTTTTTAGGAGGAGGGTTGACCTGCGACTGGGCTTAGGTCTTCTTGTAGTTTGGTTTGGGCTTCTTTGACTTGGCTGCGTACGCGTTCTTCTTGTCTTGCTAAAACGGTGCTTCTTGTTTCTAGGAGTTCTTTGCGGTCGATTAGGTCTTGGTTTACTTTTGGTTTTTCTGCTTTTACTAGTAGTGAGCCGACTGCTTTGTAGATGGTTGCGTTGTCGGCTGTTTTTTGTAACTCCGCTAGTGTTTGTTCTACTTCGGTTTTTTCCATTTCGACTTGTTGTTTTTGTGCGATGATTGTTTGTAGGGTTTGTTGGAGTTGTTGGAGTCTTAGGAGTCTTTCTTGGACGTTAGGTGGTAATTTTGAAAGTTCGTCGCTCAAATCTTTATCCTTCCGTATCCAGCATTACGGGGAGCTCTTAATTAAGTATTTCCGACTCTTTTTTTCTGTGGTTGTTGTTTGTGTGGTGGTTTGTTGCTTTGCGGTTGACCCTATCCCCCTATTTAAAGGGGTTTTTTTCTTGGTGTGAGTGTGGATGCAAAAGACCGCCGAAGAAATCGCAAGAACAGCAATTGGTTAGGACAATGTGTTTTGGGCGCTAGCATGGCCCATAGGGTTTTTTCTTTCGCCCGTCAGCTAAACCAAGCCTGAACGCGTCCTATAAACAATTTTGCGACTTAAAATAACGATTAAAAATGGCTGATTATTGAAAGGAGCTTTCAACCGCTACGATAACAGTGTTGGGTTTGGCGTTTACTACGTACATGACGGTTGCGACCAAAAATTTACCACGTACATTCCAACAGCCCTCCCTTGTACGTAGTAAACAAAGCCTGGAGCCCTTGCAATGTACGTAGTAAACAGGCTTTGCTCTGCCGCGAGCCCCCCTCCCCCTATAAAAAGCAATTTGGACGGTTTTACTACGACCATCAAAGAGCCAACTGGGGCTGCCTTGGAGAATTTCACCACGACCATCCACGCGGGGCAATATGCCGTAATGGTCGTAGTAGCGTACGGTCGCAGTAAAAAGTCAACATGCTAATGGCTTAAAAAACCGCCAATAGCACCTACCCCTCTATAGGTTTGTACATAGAACCTCTAATAGGCTCCAAATATGCTTGCTCCATAACGGTGCAGGGCGCAGATTTCACCTACCCCTCTATAGTTTCTGCATAGAATTCCTAATAGCATCCAAATAGGATACTAATAGACGCCAAATAGGTTGGTGAGCTACGCAAAATTGCGTACAACCTTCGCCCTTATACGGTTTAGAGGCAAAGTTTTATCTTTCAACACTTCGTATGGCTTTGACATGGATCGCAAGTTAGCATTAGAGCAAGTATCCGCTTTAGTGAATAAATACCAAGAAAATCAAAAATGGAAGGATTGCAAAGTATAATGAAGAAATGACAAAGAAGGACTTTATCCTTCCACTGTTTGAGGCTCTTGGCTGGAATACTTCAGATTCAGCTGAAGTCTCAGCAGAAGAGGGCGTCTCTGGCAAATTGTGCTGTACAAGATTTTTTGAGGGGCTTTGAATAATTGTTAAATATACGTGAAAAGAATAGTGGAAGTGACTACTATGACCTCTGAAGCTGAGCTTAAAGAAATT
The nucleotide sequence above comes from Candidatus Bathyarchaeota archaeon. Encoded proteins:
- a CDS encoding winged helix-turn-helix domain-containing protein, which encodes MSSGLESLHKVLKDEKRRKIITLLNEKESLSYTELMNRLEISSTGKLNYHLKILNELIIKKEDGLYVLTDKGKLAVHLLQEFGERKSQSQIEAPFSRGYFIVVSLFSSAMVGLNFALYLLGLVTFDRFVLYTVMAVLGFVFLVAAERARVKRSMWSANRQMLGAKISIIFAGAMGGLAVWFFAGGLLIVALGQVGIRNPLLTFPAWIIGSVTVGPLIGGLVGYLIYKRSRYSKISYYNPFEA
- a CDS encoding TIM barrel protein; protein product: MAEHTRFGPAGVPPMFRLMGATMADVPKLLRAEGLDAFEYQAVRWGPKPQIKQHDAEKLGEEARKNDVRLSLHGSYFVNLSGKKDVVEASKRRLIAGATAADWMGAYVMVFHTGFYGRFEKEFAFKTCVNALKEVSAEMRSLGLRVKLGPETMGRKFQVGSIDEIIAINQEVEGTQLVIDWGHLHARHQGAFKSPADMRAIAEKVEQQLGTEALRGMHCHFSAIEFTSQGEKRHHTLDEKRYGPDFRMLAEVIADFGLHPTMICESPILDIDARKMKETLNEVLVAKQKTS
- a CDS encoding energy-coupling factor transporter transmembrane protein EcfT, with the protein product MSVFEGLKFRKVYSPIHNLDPRVKFIYVIAIFIAAILFYQVIPLLLLFFMQLPFVLLARVQRQWLRSLRGATFLAAFIFIINVASTFFISGYKLTPFDIENASALTLRFVVLVESFSVFFLTTSPDHLGLALEESRVPYEFAFAFTTAVRFVPVLAEEAQTIMDAQKARGLELEKGNLLKRIRNYIPVLIPLIVSAIRRSLELAEAMESRAWGAAKKRTNLYLLQLHRGDFVLLAITIGIIAVAVYVRFFVPIPSISGFFWP
- a CDS encoding energy-coupling factor ABC transporter ATP-binding protein — translated: MIVVEDVHFSYPSKVEALKGVSLTINDGDFAAIMGQNGAGKSTLVKHFNGLLKPTSGSVRVDGVETTKSSVAALSRNVGFVFQNPDNQLFSETVEEEIAFALKNFGMDPEVIEKRVTWALKLLSLEQYRKTSPFLLSGGERKRVALASVLAWDPQMLILDEPTIGQDHEQKEKLRQFILQMQTQKKTVVIVTHDVEFVAECNPRVVLMKEGKIVADGAGKDILTDPALLEMSSVVLPQIAQIFTKLSPLGFPKDIIDIYEAKETILKAKGGVQRQ
- a CDS encoding ATP-binding cassette domain-containing protein, encoding MAIIQTKNLTYTYPGATKPSIKDVSITVEKGEFVLITGPSGCGKTSLCRCFNSLIPHFYQGELKGEISVAGINPLEHHTYEMARHVGLVFQNPENQLFALSIEKDVAFGLENNGVPRDEMRRRVDWALNQTGIYDIRERSPHEISGGQQQRVAIAAVLAMQPEIIVLDEPTSFLDPLSAEKIFEVIYNLNREQGITVILVEHRLDLTAKYTNHLLVMDEGKVRLEGNPRDILSTDETRLIGVGIPKATLLYQMLKKDGLNLGNTTPLSSEELADQLLEALSPK
- a CDS encoding DHH family phosphoesterase, with protein sequence MSFTELITLLKEQKANFILLLCHRSADADAICSAYGLQGLLKRFLPHVITEIGCPQGINKPSKQLLEQMPITVNLKPNIESADTIILLDMNTIEQLDEVADTIKNSPSPKIIIDHHAPSAETTQICKLCIINETAAANCELIYHLFSQAQTTPTLNEAKALFIGIAFDTRHFALANSPTFEIIAKLVAQGIDAQQTLAQFALPIDPSERLAKLKACKRAKIIRINGWIIALSHVSAYQAPSAKALVDLGAHMAAVAGKKNGKIEVSLRSIRQFHEQTGVHLGTDIATPLGEYLQGIGGGHAMAAGVSGKGKIDDALKQCLSLLKQKITKNA
- a CDS encoding DUF3194 domain-containing protein, yielding MVELDIPELTTEQIETLCQTAENAARKHILSKVPNKNIERLDISVEANGTKPINITVEINLELSPQTKNINPQTLVKQATNEAHKAIENFLRKLK
- a CDS encoding prefoldin subunit beta, which translates into the protein MSDELSKLPPNVQERLLRLQQLQQTLQTIIAQKQQVEMEKTEVEQTLAELQKTADNATIYKAVGSLLVKAEKPKVNQDLIDRKELLETRSTVLARQEERVRSQVKEAQTKLQEDLSPVAGQPSS